One Saccharomyces eubayanus strain FM1318 chromosome VIII, whole genome shotgun sequence genomic window carries:
- the RET1 gene encoding DNA-directed RNA polymerase III core subunit RET1 — translation MVDATKRRKTHVHKHVKDEAFEDLLKPVYKGKKITDEINTAQDKWNLLPAFLKVKGLVKQHLDSFNYFVDTDLKKIIKANQLILSDVDPEFYLKYVDIRVGKKSSSSTKDYLTPPHECRLRDMTYSAPIYVDIEYTRGRNIIMHKDVEIGRMPIMLRSNKCILFDADESKMAKLNECPLDPGGYFIVNGTEKVILVQEQLSKNRIIVEADEKKNIVQASVTSSTHERKSKTYVITKNGKIYLKHNSIAEEIPIAVVLKACGILSDLEIMQLVCGNDSSYQDLFAVNLEESSKLDIYTQQQALEYIGAKVKTMRRQKLSILQEGIEAIATTVIAHLTVEALDFREKALYIAMMTRRVVMAMYNPKMIDDRDYVGNKRLELAGQLISLLFEDLFKKFNNDFKLSIDKVLKKPNRAMEYDALLSINVHSNNITSGLNRAISTGNWSLKRFKMERAGVTHVLSRLSYISALGMMTRISSQFEKSRKVSGPRALQPSQFGMLCTADTPEGEACGLVKNLALMTHITTDDEEEPIKKLCFVLGVEDITLIDSASLHLNYGVYLNGTLIGSIRFPIKFVTQFRDLRRTGKVSEFISIYSNSHQMAVHIATDGGRICRPLIIVSDGQSLVKDTHLRQLLDGELDFDDFLKLGLVEYLDVNEENDSYIALYEKDVIPSMTHLEIEPFTILGAVAGLIPYPHHNQSPRNTYQCAMGKQAIGAIAYNQFKRIDTLLYLMTYPQEPMVKTKTIELIDYDKLPAGQNATVAVMSYSGYDIEDALVLNKSSIDRGFGRCETRRKTTTVLKRYANHTQDIIGGMRVDENGEPIWQHQSLGPDGLGEVGMRVKSGQIYINKSVPTNSTDAPNPNNVNVQTQYRETPVIYRGPEPSHIDQVMMSVSDNDQALIKVLLRQSRRPELGDKFSSRHGQKGVCGIIVKQEDMPFNDQGIVPDIIMNPHGFPSRMTVGKMIELISGKAGVLNGSLEYGTCFGGSKLEDMSKILVDQGFSYSGKDMLYSGITGECLQAYIFFGPIYYQKLKHMVLDKMHARARGPRAVLTRQPTEGRSRDGGLRLGEMERDCVIAYGASQLLLERLMISSDAFEVDVCDKCGLMGYSGWCTTCKSAENIIKMTIPYAAKLLFQELLSMNIAPRLRLEDIFQQ, via the coding sequence ATGGTTGATGCAACGAAAAGACGGAAAACCCATGTCCATAAACATGTGAAAGACGAAGCGTTTGAAGATTTATTGAAACCAGTGTATAAAGGTAAGAAGATCACCGATGAGATTAATACCGCCCAGGATAAGTGGAATCTTTTGCCTGCATTCTTAAAAGTTAAAGGTTTGGTCAAACAGCATCTCGATTCGTTCAACTATTTCGTTGATACAGacttaaagaaaatcataAAGGCAAATCAATTGATTTTAAGTGATGTCGATCCAGAgttttatttgaaatatgtCGATATTAGAGTGGGGAAGAAGTCCTCTTCTTCGACAAAGGACTACTTGACGCCACCTCATGAGTGTAGACTTAGAGACATGACCTATTCCGCACCTATTTACGTGGACATAGAATATACCAGAGGTAGGAATATTATCATGCATAAAGACGTAGAAATTGGCAGGATGCCCATCATGCTAAGGTCTAATAAGTGTATTCTATTCGACGCCGACGAATCAAAAATGGCGAAACTGAACGAATGCCCATTGGATCCAGGTGGTTATTTCATCGTTAATGGTACCGAGAAAGTCattcttgttcaagaaCAATTATCTAAGAATCGTATCATTGTAGAAgctgatgaaaaaaagaacattgTTCAGGCTTCCGTCACTTCATCTACCcatgaaagaaaatccaagaCTTATGTTATCACCAAGAATGGTAAGATTTACCTAAAGCATAACTCCATCGCAGAAGAAATTCCTATCGCCGTTGTTCTCAAAGCTTGCGGTATTTTATCAGATTTAGAAATCATGCAGTTGGTTTGCGGTAATGACAGTAGTTATCAAGACCTTTTTGCTGTCAATCTGGAggaatcttcaaaattagACATTTATACACAACAACAAGCATTAGAATACATTGGCGCCAAAGTGAAGACGATGAGAAGACAGAAACTGTCTATTTTGCAAGAAGGTATAGAAGCCATTGCGACCACAGTCATTGCTCATTTGACCGTAGAGGCCCTTGACTTTAGGGAAAAGGCTCTATATATTGCAATGATGACACGGAGAGTGGTAATGGCAATGTATAATCCTAAAATGATTGATGATAGAGATTATGTTGGTAATAAGCGTCTTGAATTGGCTGGTCAattgatttctttattgtttgaagatttattcaaaaagttcaatAATGATTTTAAATTAAGTATCGATaaggttttgaaaaaaccgAACAGAGCAATGGAATACGATGCATTGCTATCCATCAACGTGCATTCAAATAATATCACCAGCGGATTGAACAGAGCTATTTCAACGGGTAATTGGTCCCTGAAAAGATTTAAGATGGAAAGAGCAGGTGTTACTCATGTTCTTTCTAGATTATCTTATATCTCAGCATTGGGTATGATGACAAGAATTTCGtctcaatttgaaaaatcaagaaaagtttCTGGTCCAAGAGCGTTACAACCTTCTCAATTCGGTATGCTTTGTACCGCCGATACTCCGGAAGGTGAAGCTTGTGGtctagtgaaaaatttagcATTAATGACTCATATTACtacagatgatgaagaagaacctataaagaaactatgttttgttcttggtgTAGAGGATATAACTTTAATTGATAGTGCTTCATTGCACTTGAACTATGGTGTTTACTTAAACGGTACTTTAATTGGTTCAATTAGATTTCCAATAAAATTTGTCACTCAATTCAGGGATTTAAGAAGAACAGGTAAAGTTTCTGAGTTTATCTCAATTTACTCAAACTCACACCAAATGGCTGTTCATATCGCCACTGATGGTGGTAGAATTTGTAGACCTTTAATCATCGTGTCCGATGGTCAATCCCTTGTTAAGGATACTCATTTACGCCAACTACTAGATGGAGAATTAGATTTTGATGACTTTTTGAAGCTTGGGTTGGTGGAATATTTGGATGTCaacgaagaaaacgatTCTTACATTGCATtatatgaaaaagatgTTATCCCTTCAATGACACATCTAGAAATAGAGCCCTTCACTATATTAGGTGCCGTTGCTGGTTTGATTCCATATCCACACCATAACCAATCTCCACGTAACACATATCAATGTGCGATGGGTAAGCAAGCCATTGGTGCTATTGCATATAAccaattcaaaagaatagaCACGCTGCTATACTTGATGACTTATCCACAAGAACCAATGGTCAAAACCAAAACGATTGAATTAATCGACTATGATAAATTACCTGCTGGGCAGAATGCTACAGTTGCTGTCATGTCATATTCTGGTTATGATATTGAAGATGCTTTAGTCCTAAACAAGTCGTCTATTGATAGAGGCTTTGGTCGTTGTGAAACTCGTAGAAAGACAACAactgttttgaaaagatacGCAAACCATACTCAAGATATTATCGGGGGTATGCGTGTTGACGAAAACGGTGAACCTATATGGCAACATCAATCTTTGGGTCCTGATGGTTTAGGTGAAGTGGGTATGAGAGTCAAAAGCGGTCAGATTTATATCAACAAATCTGTTCCAACTAATTCGACTGACGCtccaaatccaaataaTGTGAACGTTCAAACTCAGTACAGAGAAACTCCGGTCATATATAGAGGTCCTGAGCCTTCCCATATTGACCAAGTCATGATGTCCGTTTCTGATAATGATCAAGCTTTGATCAAAGTCCTCTTAAGACAAAGTAGAAGGCCTGAATTGGGTGATAAATTCTCATCTCGACATGGACAAAAGGGTGTTTGTGGTATTATTGtcaaacaagaagacaTGCCTTTCAATGATCAAGGTATTGTGCCAGATATTATTATGAACCCTCACGGTTTCCCATCGCGTATGACTGTGGGCAAAATGATCGAATTGATATCGGGTAAAGCAGGTGTTCTGAATGGTTCCCTAGAATACGGTACTTGTTTTGGAGGTTCTAAACTGGAAGATATGTCCAAGATCTTGGTCGATCAAGGTTTTAGTTATTCAGGTAAAGATATGTTGTACTCCGGTATAACGGGTGAATGTTTACAGGCatatatcttttttggGCCAatttattatcaaaaattgaagcATATGGTCTTGGATAAAATGCACGCAAGAGCCCGTGGTCCTAGGGCTGTCCTGACGCGTCAACCTACCGAAGGTAGATCCAGAGATGGTGGTCTGAGATTAGGTGAAATGGAAAGAGACTGTGTCATCGCTTACGGTGCCTCTCAATTATTATTGGAAAGATTAATGATTAGTTCTGATGCTTTTGAAGTTGATGTGTGTGATAAATGTGGGTTAATGGGTTACAGTGGTTGGTGTACTACTTGTAAAAGTGCggaaaatatcatcaaaatGACTATTCCATATGCTGCAAAATTGCTATTCCAGGAATTATTATCCATGAATATTGCCCCAAGATTAAGACTGGAAGATATATTTCAGCAATAA
- the NOC2 gene encoding mRNA-binding ribosome synthesis protein NOC2, with translation MPIFGQRIRSTKPAINRVEMGKVSKSTKKFQSKHLKHTLDQRKKEKNQKKRIQGRRGNKTDEEKANAAGTKEFQQLKKASKEEVFKDMSVENFFEKGIEIPKENKKLKKKQTAKDESDEDSSSEEEEDMGQSMAKLAEKDPEFYKYLEENDKDLLDFGGSNPLDGINGEDEDAEAGKKITETSEQVEHVKEKVALSLKLVKQWKTQLHDSPNLKLLRNIVSAFKVAVNLNKEENIEDYKYAITDEKAFHELMFMVLKDVPQAIQKMAPYKIVKGSRTLPNGGTVSKMSSIVKSHAGSLLILLNDITNTETAALILHSVNELMPYLLSYRRILKELIKSIVDVWSTTRELETQIASFAFLINTTKEFKKSMLETTLKTTYSTFIKSCRKTNMRSMPLINFQKNSAAELFGIDEVVGYQIGFEYIRQLAIHLRNTMNATTKQSSKVNSAEAYKIVYNWQFCHSLDFWSRVLSFACQPEKENGRESPLRQLIYPLVQVTLGVIRLIPTPQFFPLRFYLIKSLIRLSQNSGVFIPIYPLLSEILTSTAFTKAPKKSVNLAAFDFDHNIKCTQAYLNTRVYQEGLSEQFADLLGDYFALYCKNIAFPELVTPVIISLRRYIKTSINIKFNKRLSNIVEKLNQNSAFIQDKRSDVEFGPNNKSEVSRFLNDVAWEKTPLGSYVIVQREVKEEKARLMRESLEEQDKEKEMDEVKLLRDLESDEDNEDVEMSDA, from the coding sequence ATGCCAATTTTTGGGCAAAGAATTAGATCTACGAAGCCAGCAATAAACCGAGTAGAGATGGGTAAAGTTTCTAAATCAACGAAAAAGTTTCAATCGAAACATTTGAAGCACACCCTCgaccaaagaaagaaggaaaagaaccaaaagaagagaatcCAAGGTCGTCGTGGTAATAAGactgatgaagaaaaagccaATGCTGCTGGTACTAAAGAATTCCAACAGTTGAAAAAAGCTTCTAAGGAGgaagttttcaaagacatGTCTGTGGAaaacttctttgaaaagggtattgaaattccaaaagagaataaaaaattgaaaaagaaacagacTGCCAAGGATGAATCTGATGAGGACTCATCTTccgaggaagaagaggacaTGGGACAAAGCATGGCAAAGCTGGCTGAAAAGGATCCAGAGTTTTACAAGtatttggaagaaaatgataagGATTTGCTGGATTTTGGAGGAAGCAATCCATTGGATGGAATTAACggtgaagatgaagatgctgAAGCTGGCAAGAAAATCACTGAAACATCTGAACAAGTTGAGCATGTAAAAGAGAAGGTTGCGCTTTCTTTGAAGTTGGTTAAACAATGGAAAACACAATTACATGATTCGCCAAACTTGAAGCTATTGAGGAACATTGTCAGTGCTTTCAAGGTGGCTGtaaatttgaataaagaagaaaacattgaAGACTACAAGTACGCAATTACCGATGAAAAGGCATTTCACGAACTGATGTTTATGGTCTTGAAGGATGTACCACAGGCAATTCAGAAAATGGCCCCATACAAGATTGTTAAAGGTTCAAGAACTTTACCAAATGGAGGTACcgtttcaaaaatgtcGTCCATTGTCAAATCGCATGCTGGTTCTCTATTGATCTTATTGAACGATATTACCAATACCGAGACTGCTGCTTTAATTTTGCATTCTGTCAATGAATTGATGCCTTACCTTTTATCATATAGAAGGATCTTAAAGGAACTTATCAAATCAATTGTTGATGTATGGTCGACAACGAGAGAATTGGAAACACAGATTGCTTCTTTTGCCTTCTTGATAAACACCACCAAggaattcaagaaatccaTGCTAGAAACAACTTTGAAAACCACTTACTCTACTTTCATTAAAAGTTGTCGTAAAACAAATATGCGTTCTATGCCTTTGAttaatttccaaaaaaattcagcTGCTGAACTGTTCGGTATTGATGAAGTCGTCGGTTACCAAATCGGGTTTGAATATATTAGACAGTTGGCCATCCATTTAAGAAACACTATGAACGCAACGACTAAACAATCAAGCAAAGTTAACTCTGCTGAAGCTTACAAAATTGTATACAACTGGCAATTTTGTCATTCCTTAGATTTCTGGTCTCGCGTTTTATCATTTGCATGTCAAccagaaaaggaaaatggcCGTGAATCTCCACTGAGACAGTTGATTTATCCATTGGTTCAAGTTACTTTAGGTGTAATCAGACTAATTCCAACGCCTCAATTTTTCCCATTAAGATTTTACCTGATTAAATCACTAATTAGACTTTCTCAAAATAGTGGCGTATTCATTCCAATATACCCTCTTCTTTCTGAAATTTTAACCTCAACTGCTTTCACTAAGGCACCTAAGAAAAGTGTCAACCTGGCCGCTTTTGACTTTGATCACAATATCAAATGTACACAAGCTTACCTAAACACTAGAGTATACCAAGAAGGTTTATCTGAACAATTTGCGGACTTATTAGGTGATTATTTTGCTCTATATTGTAAAAACATCGCATTTCCCGAACTTGTGACACCAGTGATTATCTCCTTGCGTCGTTATATCAAGACTTCGATTAACATCAAATTCAACAAACGTTTATCAAACATCGTCGAAAAATTAAACCAAAATAGCGCATTTATTCAAGACAAGAGATCTGACGTTGAATTTGGGCCAAACAACAAATCCGAAGTTTCAAGATTCTTGAACGATGTAGCTTGGGAGAAAACGCCTTTAGGTTCATACGTTATTGTGCAACGCgaagtcaaagaagaaaaggctaGATTAATGAGAGAAAGTTTGGAAGAGcaagacaaagaaaaagaaatggatgaAGTCAAACTGTTAAGAGATCTCGAAAGTGATGAAGACAACGAAGACGTTGAAATGTCAGACGCTTAG
- the GEP3 gene encoding Gep3p encodes MLKLRLVFRGARQFSGSVITKVNCASCSIKLQDQDSSIAGYYTKPKKLPDSRSKPDIHDLKYLLFSQDIQLSKQAALHDRDHITTTDIEETKDELSSRIICKRCSDALHQNRYEFKEFPESALDEVLNYIPKNSNVMHIVPFVEFPLHMNPNILKSHDLDATLLLTKSDQLFKDKTSVSKKVPIFMKQFLKYNLRIDSNKTFAISALKNWNISMLYNSLRNYTYLLGNPNVGKSTLINSLLQRYLGYKIKVNPTGQINSPSKEVMQEALNKPRNFFRTQAAGVSHIPNLTRSIQAYQASGKIIFDLPGYSMPTSGLRLEELFDKDWLQRIRKTNLFNRKQVKKKNYESMCGTSQGACYTVGGLFYLVPPEGSINQIVKYIPGPSTKFKHIEKGIEVFSSCVSSSGTHALSQCCGIKSPLCDKEQYARYAIPPFVGSIEIVLKNLGYILLRTTGKYDFKGLHEIWVPRGIDVCIREPLEKLIETGYERYMETDGKESSCPRDRPIISSLYEVAKDETDVLNKVKRLYLDRTKNDLSARRFADDDPYDLVKQEPEEKSNPYWYYQW; translated from the coding sequence ATGTTGAAACTAAGACTTGTTTTTCGAGGGGCACGTCAGTTTTCCGGTAGTGTGATAACGAAGGTAAATTGTGCATCGTGTTCTATAAAACTACAAGATCAGGACTCTAGTATAGCAGGATACTATACGAAGCCAAAGAAGCTGCCTGATTCAAGATCAAAGCCCGATATACATGATCTGAAATATTTACTGTTCAGTCAAGATATACAACTGTCGAAGCAAGCGGCTTTACATGATCGAGATCACATCACCACCACGGATATcgaagaaaccaaagaCGAATTGTCATCAAGAATTATTTGCAAAAGATGCAGCGATGCCCTCCACCAAAATCGTTATGAGTTTAAAGAGTTTCCTGAGAGTGCATTAGATGAAGTTCTAAACTATATCCCTAAGAATTCAAACGTTATGCATATAGTTCCTTTTGTAGAATTTCCTTTGCATATGAACCctaatattttaaaaagtCATGATTTGGATGCCACATTGTTGTTGACCAAAAGCGACCAACTGTTCAAGGACAAGACTTCTGTTAGCAAGAAGGTCCCTATTTTTATGAAACAGTTTCTGAAGTATAATTTAAGGATCGACTCAAATAAAACATTTGCTATATCTGCattgaaaaactggaaTATTTCCATGCTTTACAACTCCCTCAGAAACTACACGTATTTATTGGGGAATCCTAATGTTGGTAAATCAACTTTAATTAACTCTCTTCTACAAAGATACCTTGGGtataaaatcaaagtgaATCCGACGGGCCAAATCAACTCGCCTTCCAAAGAAGTGATGCAAGAAGCTCTCAATAAGCCGAGAAATTTCTTCAGGACCCAGGCTGCTGGCGTATCGCATATTCCTAATTTGACTAGATCCATACAGGCTTATCAAGCGTCTGGTAAAATTATTTTCGATCTGCCAGGTTATTCTATGCCTACATCTGGATTGCGCTTAGAAGAATTATTCGATAAAGATTGGCTTCAAAGAATACGAAAGACGAACTTATTCAACCGTAAGcaggtgaagaagaaaaattatgaGTCGATGTGCGGTACTTCACAAGGTGCATGTTATACCGTCGGAGGCCTTTTTTACTTGGTGCCCCCAGAAGGGTCCATAAATCAAATCGTGAAGTACATTCCAGGCCCATCgaccaaattcaaacatATCGAAAAGGGTATTGAAGTTTTTAGCTCGTGTGTTTCGTCGTCGGGAACGCATGCATTATCGCAGTGTTGTGGAATTAAAAGTCCATTATGCGACAAGGAGCAATATGCGCGATATGCAATTCCACCTTTTGTTGGTAGTATAGAGATTGTACTAAAAAATCTAGGGTATATTTTACTGCGAACCACGGGAAAGTATGATTTCAAAGGGCTTCATGAAATATGGGTTCCAAGAGGTATTGATGTGTGCATTAGAGAACCGCTAGAAAAACTAATTGAAACCGGCTACGAACGTTATATGGAAACGGACGGAAAAGAATCGAGTTGCCCTAGAGACAGGCCGATCATTAGTTCCCTGTACGAGGTGGCCAAAGATGAAACGGATGTTTTGAACAAAGTAAAGCGATTGTATTTGGATAGAACGAAAAATGATTTATCTGCCAGGAGATTTGCTGACGATGATCCTTATGATCTAGTAAAACAAGAACCTGAAGAAAAGTCAAACCCGTATTGGTATTACCAGTGGTAA